A DNA window from Arachis hypogaea cultivar Tifrunner chromosome 18, arahy.Tifrunner.gnm2.J5K5, whole genome shotgun sequence contains the following coding sequences:
- the LOC112772503 gene encoding uncharacterized protein, giving the protein MVESSEINRSLLALLDENIADAHRSSQKQAAEYMEKLRGALLKYITVRIFPQLEEIQLRRMEKLKDIWPHEDEDGRLKDQLRNDNFSSLQRQLIETKEAIERQRKLFKKIQYGIILLPLLYLVHCFLKLEGRA; this is encoded by the exons ATGGTTGAGAGCAGTGAAATTAACAGATCTCTGTTGGCACTTCTTGATGAAAACATAGCCGATGCACATAGGAGTAGCCAA AAACAAGCTGCAGAATATATGGAGAAGCTTCGCGGGGCTCTACTCAAGTACATTACA GTTCGTATCTTTCCTCAGTTAGAGGAGATCCAATTGAGGAGAATGGAGAAGTTAAAAGACATATGGCCACATGAAGACGAA GATGGAAGACTCAAAGATCAACTTCGTAATGATAATTTTTCTTCTTTACAG aGACAACTAATAGAAACAAAGGAGGCAATTGAACGTCAGCgcaaattatttaagaaaatacaATATGGTATTATCCTATTACCCCTTCTCTATTTAGTTCATTGTTTCCTAAAGTTGGAGGGGAGGGCTTGA
- the LOC112772173 gene encoding probable 2' cyclic ADP-D-ribose synthase BdTIR translates to MQRVMAANLLQRRFFTRQRQIYEMTNMAAATITTTRKRVTEPCDVFLNHRCRDTKKTVASLLYDHLRRNGFNPFLDNKNMKPGDKLFDKINRGVLECKIGVAVFSPRYCESYFCLHELALLMECRKKVIPIFCDVKPSQLRVLNNGKWSHEDFRRFRWALDEAKHIVGLTYNSSKGNLSEIVNSATEIIIGSMIELENEEHVQMHHHQNMPIIAL, encoded by the exons ATGCAACGTGTTATGGCAGCGAACTTGTTGCAACGCAGATTCTTTACCCGACAAAGGCAAATATATGAAATGACAAACATGGCGgcagcaacaataacaacaacaagaaaGCGAGTAACGGAGCCATGTGACGTGTTCCTGAACCATAGGTGCAGGGACACGAAGAAAACAGTGGCTTCGTTACTCTACGATCACCTAAGGAGGAACGGCTTCAACCCTTTCTTGGACAACAAAAACATGAAGCCAGGGGACAAACTCTTTGATAAGATAAATAGAGGAGTTCTCGAATGCAAGATCGGTGTTGCCGTCTTCTCCCCTCGTTATT GTGAATCATACTTTTGCCTACACGAGCTAGCGCTTCTAATGGAGTGTAGGAAGAAGGTGATACCCATCTTCTGCGATGTGAAACCTTCTCAGCTTCGTGTTCTTAACAATggcaaatggtcccatgaagATTTTCGCAGGTTTCGTTGGGCTCTTGACGAGGCCAAACATATTGTTGGACTCACCTACAATTCCTCAAAAGG GAACTTATCAGAAATCGTGAATAGTGCGACTGAAATCATTATTGGAAGCATGATAGAGCTTGAAAATGAAGAGCATGTGCAGATGCACCATCATCAGAACATGCCCATTATTGCTCTTTag